In one Novosphingobium humi genomic region, the following are encoded:
- a CDS encoding pirin family protein, which yields MIEHRPFETLGAANHGWLDAHHHFSFAEYHDPARVHWGNLRVWNDDTIAPGTGFPPHPHRDMEIITYVREGAITHQDNLGNKGRTEAGDVQVMSAGTGIRHSEYNLEDITTKIFQIWIIPTHQGDAPQWGAKPFPKGERSGHFVTLASGYAEDADALPIRTNARVVGATLKAGESAEYRLGATRKAYLVPATGAVQIDDIRVNARDGVAISDVEVLRVTAIEDSEIVLVDAA from the coding sequence ATGATCGAACATCGCCCCTTTGAAACCCTTGGCGCGGCCAACCATGGCTGGCTGGATGCGCACCATCATTTTTCCTTTGCCGAATATCACGATCCGGCCCGCGTCCACTGGGGCAATCTGCGCGTGTGGAATGATGACACGATCGCTCCGGGCACCGGTTTCCCGCCCCACCCGCACCGCGACATGGAAATCATCACTTATGTCCGCGAAGGCGCGATCACCCATCAGGACAATCTGGGCAACAAGGGCCGCACCGAGGCCGGCGACGTCCAGGTAATGAGCGCGGGCACCGGCATCCGCCATTCGGAATACAATCTGGAGGACATCACCACGAAGATCTTCCAGATCTGGATCATCCCCACCCATCAGGGCGACGCGCCGCAATGGGGCGCCAAGCCTTTCCCCAAGGGCGAACGTTCGGGTCATTTCGTGACGCTGGCCAGCGGCTATGCCGAGGATGCCGACGCTCTGCCCATCCGCACCAATGCCCGCGTGGTGGGCGCCACGCTCAAGGCGGGCGAAAGCGCGGAATATCGGCTGGGCGCGACCCGCAAGGCCTATCTGGTGCCCGCCACCGGCGCGGTGCAGATTGATGACATCCGCGTCAATGCCCGCGACGGCGTGGCGATCAGCGATGTCGAAGTGCTGCGCGTCACGGCCATCGAGGACAGCGAGATCGTTCTTGTCGATGCTGCCTGA